Proteins found in one Hirundo rustica isolate bHirRus1 chromosome Z, bHirRus1.pri.v3, whole genome shotgun sequence genomic segment:
- the TBC1D2 gene encoding TBC1 domain family member 2A has translation MKKGPESGACTLAGPGNVVEPDPDTNSSNGTSAREKNVLPSAGELENVPLKTSTETPRKKLCGYLNKLGIKGPIKTWKSRWFFYDENKCRLLYYRTAQDINPLGSIDLSSASFDCKIENGEGVFEIRIPSRAFTLKAISKQAMMYWLQQLQMRRWEFCNTQSRFPVGSSQLVNEPLAGKTNVVDNEDFLPPVKTPTEAVGLKAASLPAPQTSIALQNISLKHPWTEIQNTVYNICGSKQLWGSNGNVFNFEEFQEHPENVDEKQETEVEAGCAVKEGTLEDGKMGPKLNWIRKARWMNSGFPGSEEWSREKNSVDKVSVLQQQILTLTEEVKSQKELVKLLHKALEAAQQEKRVSSMYLTAAEDKDRLELVRHKVRQIADLTSRLEALEQEKKELEQILTLRDSHIQELKEHVQLLMEKNHAKQEVIMTLTEQMARELSDPLQEANTITVETLYKQQEEIEHLKDDIDAYKTQNQFLNSEIHQVTRLWTSVAENEKALLMKCACLQARNCQMESKYLTVLRKLQEAVPGLPSSHGELVKNLIQEALQWNVKEEAEEGFNLNPVSEYDEYGFMTVPDYEIEDWKLLAKIQALEIKSNKLRSQEIVEKPLRDRWNSIGELNPSAELKSLIRSGIPVEHRQRVWRWMVSRHCSPVPGHYQRLLEQSRSTEHPACRQIELDLPRTLTSNKHFSSPTSQHIPMLRRVLLAFSWHNPAIGYCQGLNRLAAVALLVLEDEESAFWCLVYIVENLMPADYYSETLITSQVDQRVFKDFLSEKLPRLMAHFEQYRIDVSLITFNWFLVAFVDSLVSDILLRVWDAFLYEGTKVIFRYALAIFKYNEEEILRIRDSLEIYQYLRFFTRMITDGRKLMNIAFNDLNPFPMKLLRNRRSMHREELEAELCELEQIKAAYVKERAEQGPQDLKEVVSEEEEES, from the exons ATGAAGAAAGGACCAGAAAGTGGAGCATGTACCCTTGCTGGTCCAGGCAATGTAGTGGAGCCAGATCCAGACACTAACAGTAGTAATGGAACGTCAGCAAGAGAGAAGAACGTACTTCCTTCTGCTGGAGAACTGGAAAATGTGCCACtgaaaaccagcacagaaaCACCCAGAAAAAAACTCTGTGGCTATTTAAATAAGCTGGGCATCAAGGGGCCAATCAAGACCTGGAAGTCTCGCTGGTTCTTTTATGATGAAAACAAATGTCGCTTACTATActacagaactgcccaggacATTAATCCTTTGGGGTCTATTGATCTCTCCAGCGCCAGCTTTGACTGCAAAATAGAAAATGGAGAAGGAGTTTTTGAGATCAGAATACCAAGCAGAGCTTTTACTTTGAAG GCAATCAGCAAACAGGCAATGATGTattggctgcagcagctgcaaatgAGACGCTGGGAATTTTGCAACACTCAAAGCAGATTTCCtgtgggcagctcccagcttgTGAATGAACCTCTGGCTGGAAAAACAA ATGTAGTTGACAATGAAGACTTTCTGCCTCCTGTGAAAACACCAACAGAAGCAGTGGGTTTAAAGGCAGCATCTTTGCCTGCACCCCAAACATCTATTGCTTTGCAGAACATCTCCCTTAAGCACCCTTGGACAGAGATACA AAACACTGTCTACAATATTTGTGGCTCCAAGCAACTCTGGGGGAGCAACGGGAATGTCTTTAACTTTGAAGAATTCCAAGAGCATCCTGAGAATGTGGATGAGAAGCAAGAGACAGAAGTGGAGGCAGGATGTGCAG TTAAGGAGGGGACCCTGGAAGATGGGAAGATGGGCCCCAAGCTGAACTGGATTAGGAAAGCCAGATGGATGAACAGTGGCTTCCCAGGATCTGAAGAATGGTCGAGGGAGAAGAACTCAGTGGATAAAGTGAGTGTCCTTCAGCAACAGATTCTGACGCTCACAGAGGAAGTCAAGTCACAGAAG GAACTGGTCAAACTTCTCCACAAAGCTCTGGAGGCAGCCCAGCAGGAGAAGCGAGTATCTAGCATGTATCTCACTGCAGCAGAAGATAAGGacaggctggagctggtgcGCCACAAAGTGAGACAGATTGCAGATCTGACAAGTCGACTGGAAGCTCTTgaacaagaaaagaaggaaCTGGAACAGATACTGACTTTGAGAGACAGCCATATCCAGGAGCTCAAAGAGCACGTGCAGCTTCTGATGGAGAAGAACCATGCCAAACAGGAAGTCATCATGACCTTGACAGAGCAGATGGCCCGAGAGCTCTCTGATCCCCTGCAAGAAGCCAACACTATCACTGTAGAGACATTATataagcagcaggaggagattGAGCATCTGAAG GATGATATTGATGCATACAAAACCCAGAACCAGTTTCTCAATTCAGAGATCCACCAGGTCACTCGACTCTGGACAAGTGTTGCTGAGAATGAAAAAGCTCTTCTGATGAAG TGTGCCTGCCTGCAAGCAAGAAACTGCCAGATGGAGAGCAAATACCTGACAGTCTTGAGAAAGCTGCAGGAGGCTGTGCCTGGCCTGCCCAGCTCACATGGTGAATTGGTGAAGAACCTCATTCAAGAAGCTCTCCAGTGGAATGtgaaggaagaagcagaagaaggcTTTAACTTGAACCCTGTAAG TGAGTATGATGAGTATGGGTTTATGACTGTACCTGACTATGAAATTGAGGACTGGAAACTCCTAGCCAAAATCCAAGCCCTTGAGATAAAGTCCAACAAACTGCGGAGCCAGGAGATAGTGGAGAAGCCCCTCCGTGACAGATGGAACAGTATTGGAGAGCTGaacccctctgcagagctgaagagTCTGATCCGAAGTGGCATTCCAGTGGAGCACCGGCAGCGGGTGTGGAGGTGGATGGTCAGCCGGCActgcagccctgtgcctggCCACTACCAGCgactgctggagcagagccggAGCACCGAGCACCCTGCCTGCCGGCAGATTGAGCTTGACCTGCCCCGCACACTGACCAGCAACAAGcatttttcctctcccacctcccagcacatccccatGCTCCGGAGGGTGCTATTGGCGTTCTCCTGGCACAATCCTGCCATTGGATACTGCCAGGGATTGAACAG ATTGGCAGCTGTTGCTCTCCTGgtcctagaagatgaggaaagtGCTTTCTGGTGTCTAGTCTATATTGTGGAGAACCTAATGCCGGCAGACTACTACAGTGAAACACTAATAACATCACAG GTAGATCAGAGAGTCTTCAAAGACTTCCTGTCCGAGAAGCTGCCTCGCCTTATGGCTCATTTTGAACAGTATCGGATTGATGTCTCACTCATCACCTTCAACTGGTTTCTGGTGGCCTTTGTGGACAGCCTGGTCAGCGACATCCTTCTGCGAGTGTGGGATGCCTTCTTGTATGAGGGAACTAAG GTCATTTTCCGCTATGCTCTTGCAATTTTTAAGTACAATGAGGAGGAAATCCTAAGAATTCGTGACAGTTTGGAGATATACCAGTACCTACGCTTTTTCACAAGGATGATCACAGACGGCAG GAAGCTGATGAACATTGCCTTCAATGACTTAAATCCCTTCCCCATGAAACTGCTGAGGAACCGTCGGTCAATGcacagggaagagctggaggcagagctgtgtgaacTTGAACAGATCAAGGCAGCCTATGTgaaagagagagcagagcagggacctCAGGATCTGAAGGAGGTTGTTagtgaagaggaagaagagagctAA